From Watersipora subatra chromosome 2, tzWatSuba1.1, whole genome shotgun sequence, one genomic window encodes:
- the LOC137387609 gene encoding E3 ubiquitin-protein ligase TRIM56-like, with protein sequence MATAKKLQNVQCVFCLSKGKQLVDPRVLPCTHLACRRCLNGLLETQRAIRCKECNGAFHVQVDNLPVHNSGILEHDCDVCIKKGTSVKPAVIYCRDCSKKYCKAHQESHNDFHEDHVAVTIIEYTKRAGQLETRNCAKHKTQVYSLGCEVCLQVFCLSCISPGNSCGRGQSHKLLNLGELVTRLAGKIGNLKGEMKKKEGKLSALLKKTNKEMSEFERATQEMMDKLHAARDEQVSTIQAKYKKLEQELVAARRETYEKMAVFAEEEVGIRLANLSSQRTDIETKIKNNHQVDIVKAYKNMEAEMNPVTRRQLPMLKVMNVKALEVKSADSQPCIGVSDNTVGQAQAADPQQSIGVFDVTTGHAQHQVPDVTGGYSSVYTPFGYAQQFGHFATAYPGQQYDAQFGTTIQFNEPVRSPNLAQSTQPNFGETRNIEARIKAVNNIIIKCD encoded by the exons ATGGCGACGGCAAAGAAACTGCAGAATGTACAGTGCGTGTTTTGCTTGTCTAAAGGAAAACAATTAGTTGACCCTCGAGTTCTTCCATGTACTCATCTTGCCTGCAGAAGATGTTTAAATGGTCTGCTAGAAACCCAAAGAGCAATCAGGTGCAAAGAATGCAA TGGAGCATTTCATGTTCAGGTAGACAACCTACCAGTTCATAATTCTGGTATCCTTGAGCATGACTGCGATGTATGTATTAAAAAGGGGACAAGTGTCAAGCCAGCAGTCATTTACTGCAGAGACTGCTCAAAGAAGTATTGTAAAGCTCATCAAGAG TCTCACAATGATTTCCATGAAGACCATGTGGCTGTGACCATCATTGAGTATACCAAGCGAGCTGGCCAATTAGAAACAAGAAACTGTGCTAAACACAAAACTCAAGTTTACAGCTTGGGTTGTGAAGTGTGCCTGCAGGTGTTTTGTCTAAGTTGCATCTCTCCTGGAAACAGCTGTGGAAGAG GCCAGTCCCACAAGCTACTCAACTTGGGAGAGCTTGTCACTAGACTGGCAGGAAAAATTGGTAATCTGAAGGGAGAGATGAAGAAAAAGGAAGGAAAGTTGTCTGCGTTGCTTAAGAAAACTAATAAAGAGATGTCTGAATTTGAAAGAGCTACTCAAGAGATGATGGATAAGTTACATGCAGCTCGAGATGAACAG GTCAGTACCATTCAAGCCAAATACAAGAAGCTAGAACAAGAACTGGTTGCCGCACGAAGAGAAACGTATGAAAAGATGGCAGTGTTTGCAGAAGAGGAAGTTGGTATCAGACTAGCTAACCTCAGCAGTCAGAGGACAGACATAGAGACCAAAATTAAGAACAACCATCAG GTTGATATAGTGAAAGCATACAAGAATATGGAAGCAGAAATGAACCCAGTAACGAGAAGACAACTTCCGATGTTAAAAGTGATGAACGTAAAGGCTCTGGAAGTAAAAA GTGCTGACTCTCAGCCATGCATTGGGGTATCTGATAATACTGTAGGCCAAGCACAAG CTGCTGACCCTCAGCAAAGCATCGGGGTATTTGATGTTACTACAGGCCATGCACAACATCAGGTGCCTGATGTTACTGGAGGCTATTCATCAG TCTATACGCCCTTTGGCTATGCACAGCAATTTGGACACTTTGCTACAGCTTACCCAGGCCAGCAATATGATG CCCAGTTTGGAACGACCATACAATTTAATGAGCCTGTTCGGTCTCCAAATCTCGCACAAAGTACACAGCCCAATTTTG gTGAAACACGGAACATAGAGGCTAGAATAAAAGCAGTCAACAACATAATCATCAAATGTGATTAA